The following coding sequences are from one Stigmatopora nigra isolate UIUO_SnigA chromosome 10, RoL_Snig_1.1, whole genome shotgun sequence window:
- the nab2 gene encoding NGFI-A-binding protein 2, translated as MSLPRTLGELQLYRVLQRANLLAYYETFIQQGGDDVQQLCEAAEDEFLEIMALVGMATKPLHVRRLQKALRDWAANPTLFGQPASGLPSLGGIPLFKFDGTGPSGSAGGQRKSLSNGQPESPCEREDRACLTPIHSGSPRSPCSQTSPQPPDSHYREKLSPMDPHWLTPEPDGNGTLASTPGTEEEPASPPHLPVGPPGPSTSPSSSSAPAPLSAWPGGQLDVETSRAVAESVERLLRTLPRSDPTEVKSLLRINKKIAKTVGHIFKMGSQDAKKEEEIRKYSLIYGRFDSKRREGKLLTQHELIINEAAAQFCMRDNALLLRRVELFSLARQVARKCAYTSTFKQARSNEEENNVSSQKKARIEMTGPECTSSSLLGADGGEALNQKADDDNLSAESPESASHDTGSQCNQSPSSCQSADSSNPATWSRHLMQQTLMDEGLRLARMVSHDRAAKLGTDGTHSTEHTNKVHQRSSITVCHSINPNVTKENINHRGK; from the exons ATGTCTTTGCCACGCACACTTGGGGAGCTTCAGCTCTATCGGGTCCTGCAAAGAGCCAACCTGCTGGCCTATTACGAAACGTTCATTCAGCAGGGCGGCGACGACGTGCAACAGCTCTGCGAGGCGGCGGAGGACGAGTTCCTGGAGATCATGGCCCTGGTCGGCATGGCCACCAAACCCCTGCACGTGCGTAGGCTGCAGAAAGCTCTCCGAGACTGGGCGGCCAATCCCACCCTCTTCGGCCAACCCGCCTCCGGCCTGCCCTCTCTCGGAGGGATCCCGCTGTTTAAATTCGATGGCACGGGCCCGAGCGGATCGGCGGGCGGACAGAGGAAGTCTTTGAGTAATGGGCAGCCGGAATCACCCTGCGAGCGGGAGGACCGGGCGTGTCTCACTCCTATTCACAGCGGGAGCCCCCGGAGCCCGTGCTCTCAAACCTCACCCCAGCCACCGGACTCGCACTACCGGGAAAAACTGTCCCCCATGGACCCGCACTGGCTCACCCCAGAGCCCGATGGAAACGGAACCTTAGCCTCCACGCCGGGAACTGAAGAGGAACCGGCCAGTCCGCCACATTTGCCCGTAGGGCCGCCCGGTCCCTCTACATCTCCGAGCTCATCTTCCGCCCCGGCCCCTCTTTCGGCCTGGCCCGGCGGACAATTGGACGTGGAGACGAGCCGTGCCGTCGCAGAAAGCGTGGAGCGACTCCTCAGAACTCTTCCTCGCTCCGATCCCACAGAGGTTAAGAGTTTGTTGAGGATAAACAAGAAAATAGCAAAGACCGTGGGACACATCTTCAAAATGGGTTCGCAGGACGCGAAGAAGGAAGAGGAGATCCGCAAGTACAGTCTCATCTACGGACGTTTCGACTCCAAGCGGAGAGAAGGCAAGCTACTCACGCAgcatgag TTGATCATCAACGAAGCTGCAGCCCAATTCTGTATGCGTGACAACGCCCTTTTACTCAGGAGGGTTGAACTCTTCTCTTTGGCTCGGCAGGTGGCGAGAAAATGTGCCTACACCTCCACTTTCAAACAAGCACG GTCAAACGAGGAGGAGAACAATGTGTCGTCGCAGAAGAAAGCAAGGATTGAA ATGACTGGACCTGAGTGCACGTCATCATCACTCCTTGGAGCAGACGGCGGCGAGGCCTTGAACCAGAAGGCAGATGATGACAACTTGTCTGCAGAGAGTCCGGAAAGCGCGTCACATG ACACGGGCTCACAGTGCAACCAATCACCTTCGTCGTGCCAATCCGCCGACAGCTCCAACCCAGCCACGTGGAGTCGCCATCTCATGCAACAAACGCTCATGGATGAAGGGCTACGATTGGCTCGCATGGTGTCTCACGATCGAGCTGCCAAATTAGGGACGGATGGGACTCACTCCACAG
- the dnajc14 gene encoding dnaJ homolog subfamily C member 14 isoform X2 yields the protein MEGVAAEKEMDTITDSDEELSDGDSTSGNKSSHWQRLEVEDDEGREDVEQVSDILEQESADGHVSSRVINQEEDESATEQRVNGDSGWSNFGSGRKCKLRSGGTFSEQSNQSPFSSPTFQKGAFASGGGRHKQARKRNHHHHQLNRGRKRSGKQLIFAFKEMLSESVSAWCISCVHMMIEIIITITHNCGVGVETAGSKLYHLGQRLIGRITDVRGMKSDANRILKWTKCAGSDMADKVVRTLRWTKQAALSTLRLVFALILFGSQRVQSVLIRLGGERGKRYWTTFQGSRFWKMLMLFVERVRKCFRREGHMYTPGLESPGQAGKGPPGQELERLLALAEVPEDELDPFSVLGVEVHATEAELKKAYRQLAVQVHPDKNKHPRAGEAFKVLRAAWDIVSNPETRREYELKRMAATELSKSMNEFLIKLQDDLKEAMNTMMCTKCEGKHKRFEMDREPTEARFCAECSRRHSAEEGDLWAESSMLGLRITYFACMDGKVYDITEWAGCQRIVISPDTHRVPYHISFGSKNNSNAARNRSQTEHGPGPANPADLQDFFNRIFKGATPNDMPANGGFFPSGPPHHPPPGAGAPPFSPPSGQTGFFMPGAQRPEPGEPWGESGKPPPRRKKKVRKPFQR from the exons ATGGAGGGAGTGGCAGCTGAGAAGGAGATGGACACCATAACAGATTCTGATGAGGAGCTCTCGGATGGTGATTCCACTTCTGGGAATAAGTCGAGTCATTGGCAAAGACTAGAAGTGGAAGACGACG AGGGCAGAGAGGATGTCGAGCAGGTGTCTGACATATTAGAACAAGAAAGCGCAGACGGTCACGTGAGCTCTAGGGTCATCAATCAAGAGGAAGACGAATCTGCGACAGAGCAGCGTGTGAACGGGGATTCGGGTTGGAGCAACTTCGGTTCGGGAAGGAAGTGCAAACTGAGGAGTGGTGGAACCTTTTCAGAGCAGAGCAATCAAAGCCCTTTTTCGTCACCTACCTTTCAAAAAGGCGCTTTCGCGTCGGGCGGGGGCAGGCACAAGCAGGCCCGCAAACGCAACCATCACCACCATCAGCTGAACCGTGGCCGTAAGCGCTCGGGCAAACAACTCATCTTTGCTTTTAAAGAAATGCTATCGGAGTCTGTTAGTGCCTGGTGCATATCCTGTGTCCACATGATGATTGAAattattatcactataactCACAATTGTGGCGTCGGCGTGGAGACGGCCGGGTCGAAACTTTATCATTTGGGACAGCGCCTCATTGGAAGGATCACAGATGTACGGGGAATGAAGTCAGATGCCAATCGGattttaaaatggacaaaatgcgCGGGTTCGGACATGGCCGACAAAGTTGTTCGGACACTCAGGTGGACTAAACAAGCTGCCTTATCGACTCTGAGACTTGTTTTTGCTTTGATCCTCTTCGGGTCACAGCGTGTGCAAAGTGTCTTGATCCGGCTCGGTGGAGAGAGGGGGAAACGATACTGGACAACTTTCCAGGGTTCACGTTTTTGGAAGATGCTGATGCTTTTTGTGGAAAGAGTCAGAAAGTGCTTCAGGAGGGAGGGCCATATGTACACGCCTGGCTTGGAGTCACCGGGACAAGCGGGGAAAGGTCCGCCAGGCCAGGAACTGGAAAGATTGTTGGCCCTAGCGGAGGTCCCAGAAGATGAGCTCGATCCCTTCTCTGTGCTCGGAGTGGAGGTCCACGCCACTGAGGCCGAGCTGAAGAAAGCCTACAGACAATTGGCTGTCCAG GTCCATCCAGACAAGAATAAACACCCACGGGCTGGTGAGGCATTCAAAGTACTGCGGGCAGCCTGGGACATTGTCAGTAACCCTGAAACACGCAGAGAGTATGAATT GAAGCGCATGGCAGCGACCGAACTTTCTAAGTCGATGAACGAGTTCCTCATCAAATTGCAGGATGATCTGAAGGAAGCCATGAACACCATGATGTGTACCAAATGTGAAGGCAAGCACAA GCGCTTTGAAATGGATCGAGAACCGACAGAGGCCCGCTTTTGTGCCGAATGCAGTCGTCGCCATAGCGCCGAAGAGGGCGACCTGTGGGCCGAGTCCAGCATGCTTGGTTTACGCATCACCTACTTTGCCTGTATGGACGGCAAAGTCTATGACATTACAG AGTGGGCGGGTTGCCAGAGGATAGTCATCTCTCCAGACACGCACCGTGTGCCCTATCACATCTCCTTTGGGTCCAAGAACAACAGCAATGCCGCCAGAAACAG ATCACAGACGGAGCATGGTCCCGGTCCAGCCAACCCGGCAGATTTGCAGGACTTTTTCAACCGTATCTTCAAGGGAGCCACCCCCAATGACATGCCAGCCAATGGGGGCTTCTTTCCCTCAGGTCCACCTCACCACCCCCCTCCCGGTGCCGGTGCGCCCCCGTTCTCACCTCCCTCGGGCCAGACAGGTTTCTTCATGCCGGGGGCTCAGAGGCCCGAGCCCGGCGAGCCCTGGGGCGAGAGCGGCAAACCTCCGCCTCGGAGGAAGAAGAAGGTCCGCAAGCCCTTCCAGAGGTGA
- the dnajc14 gene encoding dnaJ homolog subfamily C member 14 isoform X1: protein MEGVAAEKEMDTITDSDEELSDGDSTSGNKSSHWQRLEVEDDGEYTSNVHDFPKQTSPYDSGIGDTMHCGSTEGREDVEQVSDILEQESADGHVSSRVINQEEDESATEQRVNGDSGWSNFGSGRKCKLRSGGTFSEQSNQSPFSSPTFQKGAFASGGGRHKQARKRNHHHHQLNRGRKRSGKQLIFAFKEMLSESVSAWCISCVHMMIEIIITITHNCGVGVETAGSKLYHLGQRLIGRITDVRGMKSDANRILKWTKCAGSDMADKVVRTLRWTKQAALSTLRLVFALILFGSQRVQSVLIRLGGERGKRYWTTFQGSRFWKMLMLFVERVRKCFRREGHMYTPGLESPGQAGKGPPGQELERLLALAEVPEDELDPFSVLGVEVHATEAELKKAYRQLAVQVHPDKNKHPRAGEAFKVLRAAWDIVSNPETRREYELKRMAATELSKSMNEFLIKLQDDLKEAMNTMMCTKCEGKHKRFEMDREPTEARFCAECSRRHSAEEGDLWAESSMLGLRITYFACMDGKVYDITEWAGCQRIVISPDTHRVPYHISFGSKNNSNAARNRSQTEHGPGPANPADLQDFFNRIFKGATPNDMPANGGFFPSGPPHHPPPGAGAPPFSPPSGQTGFFMPGAQRPEPGEPWGESGKPPPRRKKKVRKPFQR from the exons ATGGAGGGAGTGGCAGCTGAGAAGGAGATGGACACCATAACAGATTCTGATGAGGAGCTCTCGGATGGTGATTCCACTTCTGGGAATAAGTCGAGTCATTGGCAAAGACTAGAAGTGGAAGACGACGGTGAGTACACATCTAATGTTCACGACTTCCCGAAGCAAACCTCACCGTACGACTCTGGAATTGGTGACACGATGCATTGTGGCTCAACAGAGGGCAGAGAGGATGTCGAGCAGGTGTCTGACATATTAGAACAAGAAAGCGCAGACGGTCACGTGAGCTCTAGGGTCATCAATCAAGAGGAAGACGAATCTGCGACAGAGCAGCGTGTGAACGGGGATTCGGGTTGGAGCAACTTCGGTTCGGGAAGGAAGTGCAAACTGAGGAGTGGTGGAACCTTTTCAGAGCAGAGCAATCAAAGCCCTTTTTCGTCACCTACCTTTCAAAAAGGCGCTTTCGCGTCGGGCGGGGGCAGGCACAAGCAGGCCCGCAAACGCAACCATCACCACCATCAGCTGAACCGTGGCCGTAAGCGCTCGGGCAAACAACTCATCTTTGCTTTTAAAGAAATGCTATCGGAGTCTGTTAGTGCCTGGTGCATATCCTGTGTCCACATGATGATTGAAattattatcactataactCACAATTGTGGCGTCGGCGTGGAGACGGCCGGGTCGAAACTTTATCATTTGGGACAGCGCCTCATTGGAAGGATCACAGATGTACGGGGAATGAAGTCAGATGCCAATCGGattttaaaatggacaaaatgcgCGGGTTCGGACATGGCCGACAAAGTTGTTCGGACACTCAGGTGGACTAAACAAGCTGCCTTATCGACTCTGAGACTTGTTTTTGCTTTGATCCTCTTCGGGTCACAGCGTGTGCAAAGTGTCTTGATCCGGCTCGGTGGAGAGAGGGGGAAACGATACTGGACAACTTTCCAGGGTTCACGTTTTTGGAAGATGCTGATGCTTTTTGTGGAAAGAGTCAGAAAGTGCTTCAGGAGGGAGGGCCATATGTACACGCCTGGCTTGGAGTCACCGGGACAAGCGGGGAAAGGTCCGCCAGGCCAGGAACTGGAAAGATTGTTGGCCCTAGCGGAGGTCCCAGAAGATGAGCTCGATCCCTTCTCTGTGCTCGGAGTGGAGGTCCACGCCACTGAGGCCGAGCTGAAGAAAGCCTACAGACAATTGGCTGTCCAG GTCCATCCAGACAAGAATAAACACCCACGGGCTGGTGAGGCATTCAAAGTACTGCGGGCAGCCTGGGACATTGTCAGTAACCCTGAAACACGCAGAGAGTATGAATT GAAGCGCATGGCAGCGACCGAACTTTCTAAGTCGATGAACGAGTTCCTCATCAAATTGCAGGATGATCTGAAGGAAGCCATGAACACCATGATGTGTACCAAATGTGAAGGCAAGCACAA GCGCTTTGAAATGGATCGAGAACCGACAGAGGCCCGCTTTTGTGCCGAATGCAGTCGTCGCCATAGCGCCGAAGAGGGCGACCTGTGGGCCGAGTCCAGCATGCTTGGTTTACGCATCACCTACTTTGCCTGTATGGACGGCAAAGTCTATGACATTACAG AGTGGGCGGGTTGCCAGAGGATAGTCATCTCTCCAGACACGCACCGTGTGCCCTATCACATCTCCTTTGGGTCCAAGAACAACAGCAATGCCGCCAGAAACAG ATCACAGACGGAGCATGGTCCCGGTCCAGCCAACCCGGCAGATTTGCAGGACTTTTTCAACCGTATCTTCAAGGGAGCCACCCCCAATGACATGCCAGCCAATGGGGGCTTCTTTCCCTCAGGTCCACCTCACCACCCCCCTCCCGGTGCCGGTGCGCCCCCGTTCTCACCTCCCTCGGGCCAGACAGGTTTCTTCATGCCGGGGGCTCAGAGGCCCGAGCCCGGCGAGCCCTGGGGCGAGAGCGGCAAACCTCCGCCTCGGAGGAAGAAGAAGGTCCGCAAGCCCTTCCAGAGGTGA
- the inpp1 gene encoding inositol polyphosphate 1-phosphatase, with protein sequence MAELLRLLLQVSEKAANVARVCRQEAPLFQLLVQEKTGDDKNKKFVQDFKTLADVIIQEVIRHEVGAQFPEIVDFIQGEESNKFENGLGESVTVTMRGTEEETAALLATVLDGDLTAAALLARAIHQDPTAVGANTDGLNVPLSTSEVGIWIDPIDATSQYIEGREEVLEEGHLSPSGLHCALVLIGVYRRSTGEPVMGVINQPFNQKDHKSGRWQGKLFWGVSCGDVNACSVSHTKTGLVKRQPPSVVLSSSEKQVVKDTLSSLCGPEKLMYASGAGYKILCVIQGLADAYVLSEGSTFKWDSCAPHALLRALGGGVVDLTESLKCTSKASVELTYHQPYVEGKGADRWANYGGLVAYGDCSQLSSIMEVLRGKL encoded by the exons ATGGCTGAGCTGCTGAGGCTGCTCCTGCAGGTGTCTGAGAAAGCCGCCAATGTGGCTCGCGTCTGCAGACAAGAAGCACCTCTCTTCCAGCTCTTAGTCCAAGAAAAGACTGGTGATGACAAAAACAAGAAGTTTGTGCAGGACTTCAAGACGCTGGCAGATGTTATAATCCAGGAGGTGATCCGACATGAAGTTGGTGCTCAG TTCCCTGAAATTGTTGACTTCATTCAAGGAGAGGAATCCAACAAATTTGAAAACGGACTTG GGGAAAGTGTAACAGTGACAATGCGCGGTACCGAGGAGGAAACTGCAGCACTTTTGGCCACGGTGCTGGACGGCGATCTGACCGCAGCGGCACTCCTGGCACGAGCCATCCACCAAGACCCGACCGCCGTCGGCGCCAACACGGACGGACTAAACGTGCCTCTCAGCACCTCGGAGGTCGGCATCTGGATCGACCCGATCG ATGCCACCAGCCAGTACATAGAAGGCCGTGAGGAGGTGCTGGAGGAGGGCCACCTTTCACCTTCGGGTCTACACTGTGCTCTGGTCCTCATCGGAGTTTACCGCCGCAGCACAGGCGAGCCTGTCATGGGGGTCATCAACCAGCCATTCAACCAAAAAGACCATAAAAGTGGAAG ATGGCAGGGAAAGCTCTTCTGGGGTGTGTCCTGCGGCGATGTCAATGCGTGCTCAGTCTCACACACAAAAACTGGACTCGTAAAGCGTCAGCCGCCATCAGTGGTGCTGAGCTCCAGTGAGAAACAGGTGGTGAAGGACACTCTGTCCTCGCTGTGCGGACCAGAAAAGCTGATGTACGCCTCGGGAGCTGGCTATAAAATCCTCTGCGTCATTCAGGGCTTGGCCGACGCCTACGTCCTTTCAGAAGGAAGCACCTTTAAGTGGGACTCTTGCGCGCCTCACGCGCTTCTCCGAGCTCTCGGCGGGGGGGTGGTGGACCTGACGGAGAGTTTAAAGTGCACTTCTAAGGCATCGGTAGAACTGACGTATCACCAGCCATACGTTGAGGGTAAAGGAGCTGACCGCTGGGCCAACTATGGAGGCCTGGTGGCTTATGGAGACTGTTCCCAGTTAAGCAGTATCATGGAAGTCTTGAGAGGAAAGCTGTAG
- the LOC144202865 gene encoding protein S100-B-like isoform X1, with protein sequence MHSRPGNQATRKEGQQEALERDAFRTAKESMSNLEYGMVTVIQVFKEYSGEKGYLKKADLKALIHKEMGHFIKKMAKKELDELFAKLDQNSDREIDFKEFVVFMAMVTSACQELLIPFHDTLVCGV encoded by the exons ATGCATTCACGTCCAGGCAACCAGGCAACCAGGAAGGAAGGGCAACAGGAAGCGTTGGAGCGAGATGCGTTCAGG ACCGCTAAGGAGAGCATGTCGAACTTGGAGTATGGCATGGTCACTGTTATACAAGTGTTTAAAGAATATTCGGGTGAAAAGGGTTACTTGAAAAAAGCCGACCTCAAGGCACTCATCCACAAAGAGATGGGCCATTTCATAAAG AAAATGGCCAAGAAGGAACTGGATGAGCTGTTTGCCAAGCTTGATCAGAACAGCGACCGGGAAATTGACTTCAAGGAGTTTGTTGTCTTTATGGCCATGGTTACTTCAGCATGCCAAGAACTATTAATCCCATTTCATg ATACTCTTGTGTGTGGTGTGTAA
- the LOC144202865 gene encoding protein S100-B-like isoform X2 codes for MHSRPGNQATRKEGQQEALERDAFRTAKESMSNLEYGMVTVIQVFKEYSGEKGYLKKADLKALIHKEMGHFIKKMAKKELDELFAKLDQNSDREIDFKEFVVFMAMVTSACQELLIPFHETTSL; via the exons ATGCATTCACGTCCAGGCAACCAGGCAACCAGGAAGGAAGGGCAACAGGAAGCGTTGGAGCGAGATGCGTTCAGG ACCGCTAAGGAGAGCATGTCGAACTTGGAGTATGGCATGGTCACTGTTATACAAGTGTTTAAAGAATATTCGGGTGAAAAGGGTTACTTGAAAAAAGCCGACCTCAAGGCACTCATCCACAAAGAGATGGGCCATTTCATAAAG AAAATGGCCAAGAAGGAACTGGATGAGCTGTTTGCCAAGCTTGATCAGAACAGCGACCGGGAAATTGACTTCAAGGAGTTTGTTGTCTTTATGGCCATGGTTACTTCAGCATGCCAAGAACTATTAATCCCATTTCATg AAACTACAAGTTTGTGA
- the LOC144202865 gene encoding protein S100-B-like isoform X3: METAKESMSNLEYGMVTVIQVFKEYSGEKGYLKKADLKALIHKEMGHFIKKMAKKELDELFAKLDQNSDREIDFKEFVVFMAMVTSACQELLIPFHDTLVCGV; the protein is encoded by the exons ATGGAG ACCGCTAAGGAGAGCATGTCGAACTTGGAGTATGGCATGGTCACTGTTATACAAGTGTTTAAAGAATATTCGGGTGAAAAGGGTTACTTGAAAAAAGCCGACCTCAAGGCACTCATCCACAAAGAGATGGGCCATTTCATAAAG AAAATGGCCAAGAAGGAACTGGATGAGCTGTTTGCCAAGCTTGATCAGAACAGCGACCGGGAAATTGACTTCAAGGAGTTTGTTGTCTTTATGGCCATGGTTACTTCAGCATGCCAAGAACTATTAATCCCATTTCATg ATACTCTTGTGTGTGGTGTGTAA
- the LOC144202863 gene encoding peroxisomal succinyl-coenzyme A thioesterase-like isoform X1, with amino-acid sequence MLRIRMAVVSCNLAAKQLIPHVGLHRKHYWLHKAFAIRWKTSNPVPILTAAPSRGLVDEPICIKAGFLPPHHPVTLCTQMRSEDGDLWEAFGQYNTRADGTVDLTRDHSVGGSYLGCEPMGLFWGMQPAPGGREGLRLRMKNVKIPLTVNISLLEGHVLSKEQKTTPLAVTTTERSFIAPGVQRIDVRQDGVVGTLFLPPGPGRFPAVLDLWGMGGGLVEYRSSLLASRGFASFSVAYMEHKDLTLQLDISRADPYMKKAYNIMQEHPQICGDRIGIIGLSYGVYLGLRMATSSDVHPSCLVCINGPAGSNKKLTETFCKPKISESDQRYWPRDEAGYLSFRDMSLPTNYTPGTEVKIENLDCPIMYILGEDDQNSPSTENSNLIEDVLKAAGKSHLYTCLSYPGAGHLIETPYTPHTRVSVWKIKPEKMLSLWGGETAPHAAAQEDSWRKMLKFLEANLRA; translated from the exons ATGTTGAGGATCCGAATGGCAGTAGTATCCTGCAATCTGGCAGCAAAGCAGCTGATCCCACATGTTGGTCTGCACAGGAAACACTACTGGTTGCACAAGGCTTTTG CAATTCGATGGAAGACTTCCAATCCGGTTCCCATACTAACAGCCGCTCCAAGCCGAGGCCTGGTGGATGAGCCAATCTGCATAAAGGCAGGTTTTCTGCCACCGCACCATCCGGTCACGTTGTGCACACAAATGCGCAGTGAGGATGGTGACCTGTGGGAAGCTTTTGGCCAGTATAACACGCGTGCAGATGGCACTGTCGACC TGACTAGGGATCATTCCGTGGGTGGTTCATATTTGGGATGTGAGCCAATGGGTCTCTTCTGGGGCATGCAGCCTGCTCCTGGGGGAAGGGAAGGTTTAAG ATTGCGGATGAAGAATGTCAAGATTCCACTCACAGTGAACATTTCATTGTTGGAAGGCCATGTGCTATCCAAAGAGCAAAAGACCACCCCGCTGGCTGTTACTACCACAGAACGTTCCTTCATCGCACCAGGTGTTCAAAGAATAGACGTTCGCCAGGATGGAGTTGTCGGAACACTCTTTTTACCACCGG GCCCCGGCAGGTTTCCAGCCGTGCTGGACTTGTGGGGTATGGGCGGGGGACTAGTGGAGTACCGCTCATCTCTGCTCGCATCTAGAGGCTTTGCCAGTTTCTCTGTAGCCTACATGGAACACAAGGATTTGACGCTCCAACTAGATATTAGCAGAGCTGATCCATATATGAAG AAAGCATATAACATAATGCAAGAACATCCCCAGATCTGTGGTGATCGAATTGGTATCATTGGTCTCTCCTATGGAGTCTACCTAGGCCTCCGAATGGCAACTAGCTCTGATGTGCAT CCGTCTTGCCTAGTTTGTATAAATGGCCCAGCAGGAAGCAACAAGAAGCTCACAGAAACATTTTGCAAGCCTAAAATATCTGAAAG tGATCAGAGATATTGGCCACGGGATGAGGCAGGCTATCTCAGTTTTAGGGACATGTCATTACCGACCAATTACACCCCTGGTACAGAAGTGAAG ATAGAGAACCTGGATTGTCcaataatgtatattttgggtGAAGATGATCAGAATTCTCCAAGTACGGAAAATTCCAACTTG ATTGAAGATGTCCTAAAAGCAGCTGGCAAATCTCACCTGTATACTTGTCTGTCATATCCTGGCGCTGGGCACCTGATTGAAACACCTTACACACCACACACAAGAGTATCTGTGTGGAAAATCAAACCAGAAAAAA TGCTGTCTCTGTGGGGTGGTGAAACTGCACCCCACGCTGCTGCACAGGAAGATTCTTGGAGGAAAATGCTGAAGTTTTTAGAGGCAAACCTAAGGGCGTGA
- the LOC144202863 gene encoding acyl-coenzyme A thioesterase 3-like isoform X2, producing the protein MLRIRMAVVSCNLAAKQLIPHVGLHRKHYWLHKAFAIRWKTSNPVPILTAAPSRGLVDEPICIKAGFLPPHHPVTLCTQMRSEDGDLWEAFGQYNTRADGTVDLTRDHSVGGSYLGCEPMGLFWGMQPAPGGREGLRLRMKNVKIPLTVNISLLEGHVLSKEQKTTPLAVTTTERSFIAPGVQRIDVRQDGVVGTLFLPPGPGRFPAVLDLWGMGGGLVEYRSSLLASRGFASFSVAYMEHKDLTLQLDISRADPYMKKAYNIMQEHPQICGDRIGIIGLSYGVYLGLRMATSSDVHPSCLVCINGPAGSNKKLTETFCKPKISESDQRYWPRDEAGYLSFRDMSLPTNYTPGTEVKIENLDCPIMYILGEDDQNSPN; encoded by the exons ATGTTGAGGATCCGAATGGCAGTAGTATCCTGCAATCTGGCAGCAAAGCAGCTGATCCCACATGTTGGTCTGCACAGGAAACACTACTGGTTGCACAAGGCTTTTG CAATTCGATGGAAGACTTCCAATCCGGTTCCCATACTAACAGCCGCTCCAAGCCGAGGCCTGGTGGATGAGCCAATCTGCATAAAGGCAGGTTTTCTGCCACCGCACCATCCGGTCACGTTGTGCACACAAATGCGCAGTGAGGATGGTGACCTGTGGGAAGCTTTTGGCCAGTATAACACGCGTGCAGATGGCACTGTCGACC TGACTAGGGATCATTCCGTGGGTGGTTCATATTTGGGATGTGAGCCAATGGGTCTCTTCTGGGGCATGCAGCCTGCTCCTGGGGGAAGGGAAGGTTTAAG ATTGCGGATGAAGAATGTCAAGATTCCACTCACAGTGAACATTTCATTGTTGGAAGGCCATGTGCTATCCAAAGAGCAAAAGACCACCCCGCTGGCTGTTACTACCACAGAACGTTCCTTCATCGCACCAGGTGTTCAAAGAATAGACGTTCGCCAGGATGGAGTTGTCGGAACACTCTTTTTACCACCGG GCCCCGGCAGGTTTCCAGCCGTGCTGGACTTGTGGGGTATGGGCGGGGGACTAGTGGAGTACCGCTCATCTCTGCTCGCATCTAGAGGCTTTGCCAGTTTCTCTGTAGCCTACATGGAACACAAGGATTTGACGCTCCAACTAGATATTAGCAGAGCTGATCCATATATGAAG AAAGCATATAACATAATGCAAGAACATCCCCAGATCTGTGGTGATCGAATTGGTATCATTGGTCTCTCCTATGGAGTCTACCTAGGCCTCCGAATGGCAACTAGCTCTGATGTGCAT CCGTCTTGCCTAGTTTGTATAAATGGCCCAGCAGGAAGCAACAAGAAGCTCACAGAAACATTTTGCAAGCCTAAAATATCTGAAAG tGATCAGAGATATTGGCCACGGGATGAGGCAGGCTATCTCAGTTTTAGGGACATGTCATTACCGACCAATTACACCCCTGGTACAGAAGTGAAG ATAGAGAACCTGGATTGTCcaataatgtatattttgggtGAAGATGATCAGAATTCTCCAA ATTGA